The following proteins are co-located in the Stigmatella aurantiaca genome:
- a CDS encoding acyl-CoA carboxylase subunit beta — protein MKMKDRLDKLAEHRRRNEGMGGPERVERQRAKNKLDARSRLKLLFDPGTFEELGLLAAHHGNLPEEEEADKPSSADGVITGTGEIDGRPVAAAIYDFTVFGGSIGDIGERKVSRLRDIALKNRIPMVWLVDSAGARLDASAGIDPRRLAGFADTGYLFREQVVMSGVIPQVAAMMGPGAAGTAYIPALADFLPMVKGTSSIAIGGPYLVESVVGEKVTEEELGGSKVHTEISGVADAEYPDDTACIAAVREYLSFFPAHCEERPPRKPSADPFDRRDEELLKVVPDSPRQAFDMHKVILSLVDDRKFFPLKPRWARNLITGLARIDGYPVGIVANNSMYLGGILDVNASDKAARFVNLCDAFNIPLVFLQDVPGFMVGTKVEQAGIIRHGAKMMYAVASATVPKLTVVVRKGYGAGYYVMNGRAFEPDLLIAWPGAEIGVMGPEGLVSIAARKALQSAESPEAAEAMKKGLADNLRQHIRIERTAAMAMVDDVVDPRDTRRLLARALKRTANKKVERPYRRREIAPV, from the coding sequence ATGAAGATGAAAGACCGATTGGACAAGCTCGCCGAGCACCGCCGCCGCAACGAAGGCATGGGGGGCCCGGAGCGTGTCGAGCGCCAGCGCGCCAAGAACAAGCTGGATGCCCGCTCGCGCCTGAAGCTGCTGTTCGATCCGGGCACCTTCGAGGAACTGGGGCTCTTGGCCGCGCACCACGGCAACCTCCCAGAGGAAGAAGAGGCAGACAAGCCCTCTTCGGCGGACGGGGTGATTACGGGCACGGGAGAGATCGACGGCCGGCCCGTGGCCGCGGCCATCTACGACTTCACCGTGTTTGGCGGCTCCATCGGAGACATTGGCGAGCGGAAAGTGTCGCGGCTGAGGGACATCGCCCTCAAGAACCGCATCCCCATGGTGTGGCTGGTGGACTCGGCGGGGGCCCGGCTGGATGCGTCCGCGGGCATCGACCCCCGGCGCCTCGCGGGCTTCGCGGACACGGGCTACCTCTTCCGCGAGCAGGTGGTGATGAGCGGGGTGATTCCGCAGGTGGCGGCCATGATGGGGCCCGGCGCCGCGGGCACGGCCTACATCCCCGCCCTGGCCGACTTCCTGCCCATGGTGAAGGGCACCAGCTCCATCGCCATCGGCGGCCCTTACCTGGTCGAGTCCGTGGTGGGCGAGAAGGTGACGGAAGAGGAACTCGGTGGCTCCAAGGTCCACACGGAGATCTCCGGCGTCGCGGACGCGGAGTACCCGGATGACACGGCCTGCATCGCCGCCGTGCGCGAGTACCTGTCCTTCTTCCCCGCGCACTGCGAGGAGCGGCCCCCACGCAAGCCCTCGGCGGACCCGTTCGACCGGCGGGACGAGGAGCTGCTCAAGGTGGTGCCGGACAGCCCGCGGCAGGCCTTCGACATGCACAAGGTCATCCTGTCGCTGGTGGATGACCGGAAGTTCTTCCCGCTCAAGCCGCGCTGGGCGCGCAACCTCATCACGGGCCTGGCGCGCATCGATGGCTACCCCGTGGGCATCGTCGCCAACAACTCGATGTACCTGGGCGGCATCCTGGACGTGAACGCCTCGGACAAGGCGGCGCGCTTCGTGAACCTGTGCGACGCCTTCAACATCCCGCTGGTGTTCCTCCAGGACGTGCCGGGCTTCATGGTGGGCACCAAGGTGGAGCAGGCAGGCATCATCCGCCACGGGGCCAAGATGATGTACGCGGTGGCCAGCGCCACGGTGCCCAAGCTCACCGTGGTGGTGCGCAAGGGCTACGGCGCGGGCTACTACGTGATGAACGGCCGGGCGTTCGAGCCAGACCTGCTCATCGCCTGGCCGGGCGCGGAGATCGGCGTCATGGGCCCCGAGGGCCTGGTGTCCATCGCGGCGCGCAAGGCGCTGCAGAGCGCGGAGAGCCCCGAGGCCGCCGAGGCGATGAAGAAGGGCCTCGCGGACAACCTCCGTCAGCACATCCGCATCGAGCGCACGGCGGCCATGGCCATGGTGGACGACGTGGTGGACCCCCGGGACACCCGGCGCCTGCTGGCCCGGGCGCTCAAGCGCACGGCGAACAAGAAGGTGGAGCGCCCCTACCGCCGCCGGGAGATCGCCCCCGTCTGA
- a CDS encoding MmcQ/YjbR family DNA-binding protein, protein MAEGKGVNNPHRRALRDFALGYPGAHEDFPWGELVLKVQGKVFLFLGTDGDEVGLSIKLPQSNAAALMMPFATPTGYGLGKSGWVSVRFGPKEKPPLELLRQWIDESYRAVAPKKLVAGLEGKGPEKPAAVKKASAAKKPAAAKKPGARKTAKKAVKKTAKRAR, encoded by the coding sequence ATGGCCGAAGGCAAAGGCGTGAACAACCCTCATCGGCGGGCCCTGCGCGACTTCGCGCTCGGCTATCCCGGAGCCCACGAGGATTTTCCCTGGGGGGAGCTCGTCCTCAAGGTCCAGGGCAAGGTCTTCCTCTTCCTGGGCACCGATGGCGATGAGGTCGGCCTGTCCATCAAGCTGCCGCAGTCCAACGCGGCGGCGCTGATGATGCCCTTCGCCACGCCCACCGGGTACGGGCTCGGCAAGAGCGGCTGGGTGTCGGTCCGGTTCGGCCCGAAGGAGAAGCCGCCCCTGGAGCTGCTGCGCCAGTGGATCGACGAGAGCTACCGCGCCGTCGCCCCGAAGAAGCTCGTGGCCGGGCTGGAAGGGAAGGGGCCTGAGAAGCCCGCCGCCGTGAAGAAGGCCTCGGCCGCGAAGAAGCCCGCTGCGGCGAAGAAGCCCGGGGCGCGCAAGACGGCGAAGAAGGCGGTGAAGAAGACGGCGAAGCGGGCGCGCTGA